From one Microbacterium aurum genomic stretch:
- a CDS encoding RICIN domain-containing protein — protein MTASTETRPRPRRRFALIAGIAAFLVAAGSTSAWAYWTAQATASGTLTTSAVSVSQASFNTPASTTYLPSSLTATRVFTITNGSTISGTATAAIVSPEAYASKLGVQIWQVASAAACTAATTVPTSGVTTGTWASITPTVTLAASATGYLCARTSIADWKTTTDPAGGQSMNPVLSVSLSAQGWTATAPTATHVQRTAGMYPLASSFFDPSLSSTWFTIRNASSTGYCLDVNGSGGSGTTVLTWGCHSDANQRWQFTPVSGTDQSFVTIRPRHASATRLQTSSAGALTIQTATGGADQQWYVQQVSASRYQLVSALNGLCVALGTSNSGQISTVTCDTASAQLSFQRESLTFSSSGSMATVTWGTGAGVAMTIVRQSGAHWVSVDQIAAGDTAESFTATPNNATSTYRIVVGTYTVGSTVPAAVDVAFGPFAIKNVTTGFFFPTTTLTAVSGFG, from the coding sequence ATGACCGCCTCCACCGAAACGCGACCGCGGCCCCGCCGTCGATTCGCGCTGATCGCCGGAATCGCCGCGTTCTTGGTCGCTGCCGGATCGACCTCGGCATGGGCGTATTGGACCGCGCAGGCGACGGCATCCGGCACGCTCACCACGAGCGCGGTCAGCGTGTCGCAGGCGAGTTTCAACACGCCCGCATCCACCACCTACCTGCCGAGCAGCCTCACCGCAACGCGAGTCTTCACGATCACCAACGGCAGCACGATCAGCGGAACCGCGACGGCAGCCATCGTGTCGCCTGAGGCCTACGCGAGCAAACTCGGCGTGCAGATCTGGCAGGTCGCGTCGGCGGCCGCGTGCACCGCCGCGACGACCGTGCCGACGTCGGGCGTGACGACCGGCACATGGGCCTCGATCACTCCGACGGTGACACTCGCGGCGAGCGCCACCGGCTATCTCTGTGCACGCACCTCCATCGCCGACTGGAAGACCACCACGGACCCCGCCGGGGGACAGTCGATGAACCCCGTACTCAGCGTCAGCCTGTCCGCACAGGGCTGGACGGCCACCGCGCCCACCGCGACCCACGTGCAGCGCACCGCCGGGATGTACCCTCTCGCGAGCAGCTTCTTCGACCCCTCGCTGTCGTCCACATGGTTCACGATCCGCAACGCCTCGAGCACCGGCTACTGCCTCGACGTGAACGGATCGGGGGGCAGCGGCACGACCGTCCTCACGTGGGGCTGCCATTCCGACGCCAACCAGCGCTGGCAGTTCACCCCGGTCTCCGGCACCGACCAGTCGTTCGTGACGATCCGCCCGCGCCACGCATCCGCGACGCGACTGCAGACCTCTTCGGCCGGAGCCCTCACGATTCAGACCGCCACCGGCGGCGCAGACCAGCAGTGGTACGTCCAGCAGGTGTCGGCGAGCCGGTATCAGCTCGTGTCGGCCCTCAACGGGCTGTGTGTGGCGCTTGGTACGTCGAACAGCGGACAGATCTCGACTGTGACCTGCGACACCGCATCGGCGCAGCTGTCATTCCAGCGTGAGAGCCTGACATTCTCGTCATCGGGCAGCATGGCGACGGTCACGTGGGGCACCGGGGCCGGCGTCGCGATGACCATCGTCCGCCAGTCCGGAGCCCACTGGGTGAGCGTGGATCAGATCGCCGCGGGAGATACTGCGGAGTCGTTCACCGCGACGCCGAACAACGCAACGTCGACGTACCGCATCGTCGTCGGCACGTACACCGTCGGAAGCACGGTGCCGGCCGCGGTCGATGTCGCGTTCGGTCCGTTTGCGATCAAGAACGTCACCACCGGTTTCTTCTTTCCCACGACCACATTGACGGCGGTGTCCGGCTTTGGGTGA
- a CDS encoding alternate-type signal peptide domain-containing protein — protein MTKGTIAAGAALMLLLGTGGTLAYWNDNASLAGQTITAGQLRVVQNGTATWQIQHQSGTVEAVANIGNARIVPGDKLIYTGAYNVTAEGQNLAFKVDLAAGAITGSTTAAADVALAGRLAAAATFSVNGGAATAPGTSVTVPKTGGNAVTTTPVTITATITWPFGDATSPAADNLAKQGKVNLSAFALTVTQVAG, from the coding sequence ATGACCAAGGGAACCATCGCGGCCGGCGCGGCGCTGATGCTGCTGCTCGGCACGGGCGGAACGCTGGCCTACTGGAACGACAACGCCAGCCTCGCCGGCCAGACCATCACCGCCGGCCAGCTGCGGGTCGTCCAGAACGGCACTGCGACCTGGCAGATCCAGCACCAGTCGGGCACGGTTGAGGCTGTCGCCAACATCGGCAACGCACGGATCGTGCCCGGTGACAAGCTCATCTACACGGGTGCATACAACGTCACCGCTGAGGGCCAGAACCTCGCGTTCAAGGTCGACCTCGCCGCCGGAGCCATCACCGGCTCGACCACTGCGGCCGCCGACGTCGCACTGGCCGGTCGTCTGGCCGCTGCGGCCACCTTCTCGGTCAACGGCGGCGCCGCCACGGCGCCCGGCACCTCGGTGACCGTCCCGAAGACCGGCGGCAACGCCGTCACCACGACACCCGTCACGATTACGGCCACGATCACGTGGCCCTTCGGCGACGCGACGAGCCCCGCCGCGGACAACCTCGCCAAGCAGGGCAAGGTGAACCTCTCGGCCTTCGCGCTGACGGTCACCCAGGTCGCGGGCTGA
- a CDS encoding DUF11 domain-containing protein — translation MALLLSLGIGAPATAAVPVTDTPLSGVQVTATGGDVLAGGTRTISVSGSNPDGVDLFNALGVVLLPVGVTYAAGSVQPAGIGAPDIQSWAPDAADIDPGTGLPRTAQVLVWSNIADLPVGSEVSASFGVTADPDRYPAGSTFEVGAGLYANSDERVVPDVTVPSSGAPEITGATEGGSSEATVTVVPITITKNETANAEAEVYRGPANPATFELRVTAAPDGATTGAVVVDYVPAQFTVTECTGDFPCTRRMVEVDGEVFTEITWNLGTIDANETNVLRYSAYVGEREITMPSGQQTGADTRPGAEGYEVENTATLTGTYTGDVAAGTDTEISVSDTATVRVIDLGIVKSTDGSGFVGGQTKQYTLAVRSSQFVSSSGITVTDTLPNGMCPVLPAGVAKTGSPWPDECAAAGAGNGTVTGATMTSVDFDASTGVFTVVFAVDDLAADQDVTIGYTVYMRTNYQNGTPTAAGDDFANSVVVTGTTTDGSGATSDASNGSSADIGTGAPTLSKTIWPNLTRTPITGVTGVGTTCQSGDGAYVSPTIAPPAYQLGDLVCFRLDMTFPQGVSTRSVNVSDYLPSGMSIVDWAATSANSTTITPVGTVTGVASARWVLGEPDASNVLFVEPGATGSFYLLARVNTVPATAPRVAGNLAKMRYTGPDDRVINLRDQADLKLSPPPPLGLDKKVDGAESLSPVQEGQLLTFTIDVSHNGSLANSTADPIDEIEVWDVLPAGFDCDDIDSATPAINPIADCFQQANGQTRVTWILRPATPLIGGQTATITYALTVPSPLSISSSHTNTAAVTRYTPITTDGITPSVDRPTFYPANPVGAYPDKTKNAPQAADTATISLAGASVAKSVTSTSVTESNNSALTQATIGETVVWQYTATIPARTSIFNGILADGLPVGGRLTAVDGAVVATGPSGAVIADGCTQDPTQFRLCNVATDPQFGSLIFPTTWTNSTESSQTFTVEMTTRVADVAGNTHNSTISNTAALTSTPTITNANPVSRGTAAAQVTVVVPNVAMTKGASTTASTGPWTTSDTLTATGGQTVYYRLEATNTTVNGLAVPPLHDTLVVDCIDARLSDFTNFTASAVATVSAPVAGDGINGCAIGRTKYVWTLTADLATTAQIVYSATVPTPIAAGTTFRNDAALTGSTLAGAVPGERTLTATANRTVTAAPPTIVKQRLLPTGTAVPGENVTWRLTLTIPQDVTLLDAQIRDTLPAELGTADAASFVLSCGTGWDVCPTGTRVSSGKAQILAVGIGDVAASAQVRTLILEVTSPVSTSIAATAVGPYTNSGQATWRTVAGGTTLTSNTSTATVGVRHPLVTTAKSVSNPTVAKSQGEIFTYTVSASAVQNATPNGKPAFNVTVVDRVPVGVIPVVSATDSTALANGATVAGGGVWDSTARTITWMIATLTPGDPAMSFSYPAKLDLASTLSGAALVNTATPTSWDSLAGGGKRYTSTTGATASVTPAFPKIDTAKQLLSTNPVYIGDEVSYSFTMTNSGTARAVSLQAIDTLPAGWTYVAGSAQLGGVALADPAISGQQLTWSNLGPLAPAAALTITYRAIAGSSVSVGSGVAHTNTVRAAQVTDATGGTSYNSGNGSYIGTSGTATARIDQADLQITKTAGTFTAGGTGSFTMVVRNNGGDTAVGVALHDVLTLPTGVTVTTVNAGTDGTCTVASGVLDCTRASLNSGATWTVTLNLAIAADVVSGTEVPNTATVSARTADRTPGNNSSTATGTVVTSADLEVVKRVVAPATGAVVAGTPIEWSITLTNKGPSLSRGSANSPIVLTDTVPAAVSGLSLTGTVPPGCTLTGQAVRCEITHDMTVGEAITLTVAGTVNSDVAAGTGVIVNTASVTPVTTDPVAGNNSSTTRTDVAVQESLTIVKTITDPAPPAEVVPGETLTYTLQVSNGGPSVARGVYIVDTLPADIDFDELVSGTGWTATPGAGGTVRFDYSGVLAAGADAPLITYTATLDPAFIGLADDLTNTASVSSAWKADQDDSDATPGTPNPEADLELTKTVAPSSGASAVIAGETAVYTFTVANNGPSDAGTVTVRDTLPVGLTASGPLPDGCTIDGRLLTCVLDAGLDEDDAPWTFQVAVRVDASFTGATLTNAAAVTSVTDDINPDNNTDTATLNVIQRAKLAVAKVPSAATVTAGENVTWTITVANSGPSDAQNVTLSDVVPGDLIVVSATSADAGVTCSGTATVSCTIGTLAAGASVQIALVTTVRSSIVNGSTTPNSATANSSTPDVVTGEPATATGGGQIGVIANAALTIVKATTTPVVSAGATASFTVLVGNDGPSDAAAPVTITDTLPAGLTYVSSSTVEGPAVWACDDSGQDVVCVLQNADGDAVSLAAGAKAPLLQIVAAIDPALAAGTVTNTATVTSPSDSTPPTETADVDVQTFADLGILKQNVGTPTAGEEFSWTITVTNHGPSDSVATADEPITVTDKLPAGTTYVSATGAGVSCDEDAGVVTCEITSTMKPGDAVAVTLTVAVDEAVSGTLTNTASVAPGVTDEPQGAIWPNEFTVVTPTVIEVADLAIEKSVVTADADIVAGQPISWELTVTNLGSSNSDADAGTPIVVTDTLPSGVLADAATGPSDDWSCTIAGDRKTVTCELSADLATNDPQTISVTGTIDPSVQGRVVNTAAVAPGLTAQPDTEEAAANDRATASADVTESADLVLSKAISETIEAGATGEYTLTVTNLGPSAARGITLVDTLPTGLSFDSASGDGWACAPDTGDPAQVECAYAGILTPAQTLSLRISIAVDEALQGEVVNTATVAATTPDPDLENNTASVPGTVAEMVDLSIVKTPVGDPIVGETFSYELTVANAGPATARGLLVDDLVPGELEIVSVSAEGWSCATDAETGAIACTLADLAQGATAPVITIEVRVLPAAYPEVSNTATVSSTTPEDESTLGDNTSTAIVPVPPLSTLTITKELTDELVTGSQAHYSITVTNSGPTADPGPVSVTDTMPQGIAARSATLSGAAGSCAIAAATVTCTIDALAVDQTAVVTLTVDVAANARGEIVNTARASSPASGAAVEDTAAGIVRVVELPSTGGTLGLFLPFGVGLLGLGLLALWWARRRRTEGTISG, via the coding sequence ATGGCGCTGTTGCTCTCTCTCGGCATCGGCGCACCCGCCACAGCCGCCGTACCGGTCACCGACACGCCGCTGAGCGGCGTCCAGGTCACCGCGACGGGCGGCGACGTACTCGCGGGTGGGACTCGGACCATCTCCGTCTCCGGGAGCAATCCCGATGGCGTGGACCTGTTCAACGCGCTGGGCGTCGTGCTGCTGCCGGTCGGCGTCACCTACGCCGCGGGAAGCGTGCAGCCGGCAGGGATCGGTGCTCCCGACATTCAGTCATGGGCGCCGGATGCCGCAGACATCGACCCCGGCACGGGTCTGCCCCGCACCGCCCAGGTTCTGGTGTGGTCAAACATCGCCGACCTCCCCGTCGGGTCGGAGGTCTCGGCGTCGTTCGGGGTCACCGCCGACCCTGATCGGTACCCCGCCGGTTCGACGTTCGAGGTCGGTGCGGGCCTGTATGCGAACAGCGACGAACGTGTCGTCCCCGACGTCACCGTGCCGAGTTCGGGCGCGCCCGAGATCACGGGCGCGACCGAGGGCGGTTCGTCCGAGGCGACCGTCACGGTCGTGCCGATCACGATCACCAAGAACGAGACCGCGAATGCCGAGGCCGAGGTCTACCGTGGCCCGGCGAACCCCGCGACGTTCGAGCTGAGGGTGACGGCGGCCCCTGACGGCGCAACGACCGGAGCGGTCGTCGTCGATTACGTGCCGGCGCAGTTCACGGTCACCGAATGCACGGGAGATTTCCCCTGTACGCGCAGGATGGTCGAGGTCGACGGCGAGGTGTTCACCGAGATCACATGGAACCTCGGCACCATCGATGCGAACGAGACGAACGTCCTCCGCTACAGCGCCTACGTCGGCGAGCGCGAGATCACGATGCCGTCGGGCCAGCAGACCGGTGCCGACACCCGCCCGGGCGCAGAAGGGTACGAGGTCGAGAACACCGCGACCCTGACCGGCACCTACACGGGTGACGTCGCCGCCGGGACGGACACGGAGATCTCGGTGTCCGACACGGCGACGGTGCGCGTGATCGACCTCGGCATCGTCAAGTCCACCGACGGGTCGGGCTTCGTCGGCGGCCAGACCAAGCAGTACACCCTCGCGGTCCGCTCGAGCCAGTTCGTCAGTTCGTCAGGCATCACGGTCACTGACACTCTGCCCAACGGCATGTGTCCCGTACTTCCTGCAGGCGTCGCCAAGACGGGGAGCCCTTGGCCGGACGAGTGCGCGGCTGCGGGCGCGGGCAACGGCACCGTGACGGGCGCCACGATGACCTCCGTGGATTTCGACGCCTCGACGGGCGTGTTCACCGTCGTGTTCGCGGTCGACGACCTCGCGGCCGATCAGGACGTGACCATCGGCTACACGGTGTACATGCGCACGAACTACCAGAACGGGACCCCGACGGCTGCCGGCGACGACTTCGCGAACAGTGTCGTGGTCACGGGGACGACGACAGACGGCTCCGGCGCAACCTCCGACGCGTCCAACGGTTCGTCGGCCGATATCGGCACCGGTGCCCCGACGCTGTCGAAGACCATCTGGCCGAACCTGACCCGCACCCCCATCACCGGCGTCACGGGCGTCGGCACGACGTGCCAATCCGGCGACGGCGCGTACGTGTCGCCGACGATCGCTCCACCGGCCTATCAGCTCGGCGACCTCGTGTGCTTCCGGCTCGACATGACCTTTCCACAGGGCGTGTCCACTCGGTCGGTGAACGTCAGCGACTACCTGCCGTCGGGCATGTCGATCGTGGATTGGGCGGCGACGAGCGCGAACTCGACGACGATCACCCCCGTCGGCACCGTCACTGGCGTCGCCAGCGCGCGTTGGGTGCTCGGTGAGCCCGACGCGAGCAACGTGCTGTTCGTCGAGCCCGGCGCGACCGGATCGTTCTACCTGCTTGCACGCGTGAACACCGTGCCGGCGACGGCGCCGCGAGTCGCCGGCAACCTCGCCAAGATGCGCTACACCGGCCCGGATGATCGCGTCATCAACCTGCGCGATCAGGCCGACCTCAAGCTCTCGCCGCCGCCGCCGCTCGGTCTCGACAAGAAGGTCGACGGCGCGGAGTCGCTCAGTCCGGTGCAGGAGGGCCAGCTGCTCACCTTCACGATCGACGTCTCGCACAACGGATCCCTCGCGAACTCCACTGCCGATCCGATCGATGAGATCGAGGTGTGGGATGTCCTGCCCGCCGGTTTCGACTGCGACGACATCGATAGCGCGACTCCCGCGATCAACCCGATCGCGGACTGCTTCCAGCAGGCGAACGGCCAGACGCGGGTGACGTGGATCCTGCGGCCAGCGACGCCGCTCATCGGGGGTCAGACGGCGACGATCACCTACGCGCTCACCGTGCCGAGCCCGCTGTCGATCTCGTCGTCGCACACCAACACCGCCGCCGTCACCCGGTACACGCCGATCACGACCGACGGCATCACCCCGAGCGTCGACCGTCCGACGTTCTATCCGGCCAACCCCGTCGGCGCGTACCCGGACAAGACGAAGAACGCCCCGCAGGCCGCCGACACGGCGACGATCAGCCTCGCCGGTGCGAGTGTCGCCAAGTCGGTGACGTCGACGAGCGTGACCGAGTCGAACAACTCGGCGCTCACCCAGGCGACGATCGGTGAGACCGTCGTGTGGCAGTACACCGCGACGATCCCTGCCCGCACCAGCATCTTCAACGGCATCCTCGCCGACGGGCTGCCCGTCGGCGGGCGGCTGACCGCTGTCGACGGAGCGGTGGTCGCCACCGGCCCCTCCGGTGCCGTCATCGCGGACGGCTGCACGCAGGATCCCACGCAGTTCCGCCTCTGCAACGTCGCCACCGACCCGCAGTTCGGCAGCCTCATCTTCCCGACGACGTGGACGAACAGCACGGAGTCGTCGCAGACCTTCACCGTCGAGATGACGACACGCGTCGCCGATGTGGCGGGGAACACCCATAACTCGACCATCAGCAACACCGCCGCGCTCACGAGCACTCCGACCATCACGAACGCGAACCCCGTGTCCCGCGGCACGGCGGCCGCGCAGGTCACCGTCGTCGTCCCGAATGTGGCGATGACGAAGGGGGCATCCACTACCGCGTCGACCGGGCCGTGGACGACGAGCGACACCCTCACCGCGACCGGCGGTCAGACCGTCTATTACCGCCTGGAGGCCACGAACACCACCGTGAACGGGCTGGCCGTCCCCCCGCTCCATGACACGCTCGTCGTGGACTGCATCGACGCGCGGCTGAGCGACTTCACCAACTTCACCGCGTCCGCCGTGGCGACCGTCAGCGCCCCCGTGGCCGGTGACGGGATCAACGGCTGCGCCATCGGTCGCACGAAGTACGTCTGGACGCTCACCGCCGATCTCGCCACGACGGCGCAGATCGTCTACAGCGCGACGGTGCCCACGCCGATCGCGGCGGGTACGACGTTCCGCAACGACGCGGCGCTCACCGGTTCGACGCTGGCGGGCGCGGTGCCCGGGGAGCGCACGCTCACGGCGACCGCGAACCGCACGGTGACGGCCGCGCCGCCGACGATCGTCAAGCAGCGTCTCCTGCCGACAGGCACGGCAGTACCCGGCGAGAACGTCACCTGGCGTCTGACGCTCACGATCCCTCAGGACGTCACACTCCTCGACGCGCAGATCCGCGACACGCTGCCGGCCGAACTCGGTACGGCCGACGCCGCCAGCTTCGTCCTCAGCTGCGGCACCGGTTGGGATGTGTGTCCGACTGGCACCCGCGTCTCGTCCGGCAAAGCCCAGATCCTTGCGGTCGGCATCGGCGACGTCGCTGCGTCTGCCCAGGTGCGGACCTTGATCCTGGAGGTGACCTCGCCCGTCTCGACATCGATTGCGGCGACCGCAGTAGGGCCATACACGAATTCGGGACAGGCCACGTGGCGCACCGTCGCGGGGGGCACGACCCTCACGTCGAACACGAGCACGGCGACTGTGGGCGTCCGGCATCCGCTCGTTACCACGGCGAAGTCGGTGAGCAACCCGACGGTCGCGAAGAGCCAAGGCGAGATCTTCACCTACACCGTCTCCGCGAGCGCAGTGCAGAACGCCACGCCGAACGGCAAGCCCGCCTTCAACGTGACGGTCGTCGACAGGGTTCCCGTAGGGGTGATTCCCGTCGTCAGTGCGACCGACAGCACAGCCCTCGCGAATGGTGCGACGGTTGCCGGCGGCGGCGTCTGGGACTCGACGGCCCGCACCATCACGTGGATGATCGCGACGCTGACGCCGGGTGACCCGGCCATGAGCTTCAGCTACCCCGCGAAGCTCGACCTCGCGTCGACCCTCTCCGGGGCGGCACTGGTGAACACCGCGACGCCCACCTCCTGGGACTCGCTCGCCGGCGGGGGCAAGAGATACACCTCGACGACGGGCGCCACGGCATCCGTCACGCCCGCCTTCCCGAAGATCGACACCGCCAAGCAACTGCTGTCGACCAACCCCGTGTACATCGGCGACGAGGTGTCGTACTCGTTCACGATGACCAACAGCGGCACCGCGCGCGCGGTCTCGCTGCAGGCGATCGACACGCTGCCCGCGGGCTGGACGTATGTCGCGGGCTCAGCGCAGCTCGGAGGGGTCGCGCTCGCCGACCCGGCCATCTCGGGTCAGCAGCTGACCTGGTCGAACCTCGGCCCGCTCGCGCCGGCTGCGGCGCTCACGATCACCTACCGCGCGATCGCGGGTTCGTCGGTGTCCGTCGGCAGTGGTGTCGCGCACACGAACACCGTCCGGGCCGCGCAGGTCACGGATGCCACGGGCGGCACGTCGTACAACAGCGGCAACGGGTCGTACATCGGGACGAGCGGCACCGCGACCGCGCGCATCGACCAGGCTGACCTGCAGATCACGAAGACCGCCGGCACCTTCACGGCCGGCGGCACGGGCTCGTTCACGATGGTCGTGCGCAACAACGGCGGCGATACCGCGGTCGGCGTGGCGCTGCACGACGTGCTGACGCTGCCGACCGGTGTCACGGTCACGACCGTGAACGCCGGCACCGATGGCACGTGCACCGTGGCCTCCGGGGTGCTCGACTGCACGCGTGCGTCGCTGAACTCGGGCGCGACGTGGACGGTCACTCTCAACCTGGCCATCGCGGCAGACGTCGTCTCGGGCACCGAGGTTCCCAACACCGCGACCGTCTCGGCGCGCACGGCGGATCGCACCCCGGGCAACAACTCGTCGACGGCCACCGGCACGGTGGTCACCTCCGCCGATCTCGAGGTCGTCAAGCGCGTCGTCGCCCCCGCCACCGGGGCCGTCGTCGCCGGCACGCCCATCGAGTGGTCGATCACGCTGACCAACAAGGGGCCGTCGCTCTCACGCGGCAGCGCCAACTCCCCGATCGTCCTGACCGACACGGTCCCCGCTGCGGTATCGGGCCTGTCGTTGACAGGCACAGTACCGCCGGGGTGCACGCTGACCGGTCAGGCGGTCCGCTGCGAGATCACCCACGACATGACGGTCGGCGAGGCGATCACCCTGACCGTCGCCGGCACCGTGAACTCCGATGTCGCCGCGGGGACCGGCGTCATCGTGAACACGGCAAGCGTCACCCCGGTCACGACCGACCCCGTCGCGGGCAACAACTCCTCGACGACCCGCACCGACGTCGCCGTTCAGGAGAGCCTCACGATCGTCAAGACGATCACCGACCCGGCTCCGCCGGCCGAGGTCGTGCCGGGTGAGACTCTGACCTACACGCTGCAGGTCAGCAACGGCGGTCCGTCCGTCGCACGCGGCGTCTACATCGTCGACACGCTGCCGGCCGACATCGACTTCGACGAGCTCGTGAGCGGGACCGGATGGACGGCGACGCCGGGAGCCGGCGGCACGGTCCGCTTCGACTACTCCGGCGTCCTCGCCGCGGGCGCGGATGCTCCGCTGATCACCTACACGGCGACGCTCGACCCCGCCTTCATCGGCCTCGCCGATGACCTGACGAACACGGCATCCGTGTCGTCCGCGTGGAAGGCGGACCAGGACGACAGCGATGCGACGCCGGGCACCCCCAACCCCGAGGCGGACCTCGAACTCACGAAGACCGTGGCTCCCTCGAGCGGCGCGAGCGCGGTCATCGCGGGCGAGACGGCCGTCTACACCTTCACGGTCGCGAACAACGGGCCGTCGGATGCCGGAACCGTCACCGTTCGCGACACGCTGCCCGTCGGTCTGACGGCCTCCGGACCGCTGCCCGACGGCTGCACGATCGACGGGCGTCTGCTCACGTGCGTGCTCGACGCTGGGCTCGATGAGGACGACGCGCCCTGGACGTTCCAGGTCGCCGTGCGGGTAGACGCATCGTTCACCGGCGCCACCCTGACGAACGCGGCCGCGGTCACGTCGGTCACCGACGACATCAACCCCGACAACAACACCGACACCGCGACGCTCAACGTCATCCAGCGCGCGAAGCTTGCCGTCGCGAAGGTGCCTTCGGCCGCGACCGTCACCGCGGGTGAGAACGTCACCTGGACGATCACGGTCGCGAACAGCGGCCCGTCCGACGCGCAGAACGTCACACTGTCCGACGTCGTGCCGGGTGACCTCATCGTCGTCTCGGCGACGTCGGCGGATGCCGGCGTGACCTGCAGCGGCACGGCGACGGTGTCCTGCACGATCGGCACCCTCGCCGCCGGCGCCAGCGTGCAGATCGCACTGGTCACGACGGTGCGTTCCTCCATCGTGAATGGATCGACCACCCCGAACTCGGCGACCGCGAACTCGTCGACGCCCGACGTCGTCACGGGCGAACCCGCCACCGCGACCGGCGGCGGTCAGATCGGCGTCATCGCGAACGCGGCGCTGACGATCGTCAAGGCGACGACGACTCCCGTCGTCTCGGCCGGTGCCACGGCATCGTTCACGGTGCTCGTCGGCAATGACGGCCCCTCCGACGCCGCGGCACCCGTCACGATCACCGACACCCTCCCCGCAGGGCTGACCTACGTGTCGTCGTCGACTGTCGAGGGCCCCGCGGTATGGGCCTGTGACGACTCTGGGCAGGACGTCGTGTGCGTGCTGCAGAACGCGGATGGCGACGCCGTATCCCTCGCGGCCGGCGCGAAGGCGCCGCTCCTGCAGATCGTCGCCGCGATCGACCCGGCTCTCGCCGCTGGAACGGTCACGAACACGGCGACCGTGACGTCGCCCAGCGACTCGACACCCCCGACCGAGACCGCCGACGTCGACGTTCAGACGTTCGCCGACCTCGGCATCCTCAAGCAGAACGTCGGTACGCCGACGGCCGGTGAGGAGTTCTCGTGGACGATCACCGTCACCAACCACGGTCCGAGCGACTCGGTGGCGACGGCGGACGAGCCCATCACCGTCACCGACAAGTTGCCCGCCGGCACGACCTACGTGTCGGCGACGGGAGCAGGCGTCAGCTGCGACGAGGATGCCGGGGTCGTGACGTGCGAGATCACGAGCACGATGAAGCCTGGCGACGCGGTCGCCGTGACGCTCACGGTCGCGGTCGATGAAGCTGTCAGCGGCACGCTCACGAACACCGCATCCGTCGCCCCGGGCGTGACCGATGAGCCCCAAGGCGCGATCTGGCCGAACGAGTTCACTGTCGTGACGCCCACCGTGATCGAGGTGGCCGACCTGGCGATCGAGAAGTCCGTCGTGACCGCCGACGCCGACATCGTCGCGGGTCAGCCGATTTCGTGGGAGCTCACGGTCACGAACCTGGGTTCGTCGAACTCGGATGCCGATGCGGGCACTCCGATCGTCGTCACCGACACGCTGCCTTCGGGGGTGCTCGCGGATGCGGCAACCGGCCCCAGCGACGACTGGAGCTGCACGATCGCCGGCGACCGGAAGACCGTGACGTGCGAGCTCTCGGCCGATCTCGCGACGAACGACCCGCAGACGATCTCGGTCACCGGCACGATCGACCCGAGCGTGCAGGGGAGAGTCGTCAACACCGCAGCGGTGGCGCCTGGGCTCACAGCCCAGCCCGATACCGAGGAGGCCGCTGCCAATGACAGGGCGACGGCGTCGGCGGACGTGACCGAGTCGGCCGATCTGGTGCTGTCCAAGGCGATCTCCGAGACGATCGAGGCGGGCGCGACGGGCGAGTACACCCTGACCGTGACGAACCTCGGTCCGTCGGCGGCGCGCGGCATCACTCTCGTCGACACGCTGCCGACGGGGCTCTCCTTCGACAGCGCGTCGGGAGACGGCTGGGCGTGCGCGCCCGATACCGGCGATCCGGCTCAGGTCGAGTGCGCCTATGCGGGCATCCTGACGCCCGCCCAGACGCTGTCGTTGAGGATCTCCATCGCGGTCGACGAGGCGTTGCAGGGCGAGGTCGTCAACACGGCGACGGTCGCAGCAACGACCCCCGACCCCGACCTCGAGAACAACACCGCTTCGGTGCCCGGCACGGTCGCCGAGATGGTCGACCTGTCGATCGTCAAGACGCCCGTCGGCGACCCCATCGTAGGCGAGACCTTCTCCTATGAGCTGACCGTGGCCAACGCGGGACCGGCGACGGCGCGGGGCCTGCTCGTCGACGACCTGGTGCCCGGCGAACTCGAGATCGTCTCCGTGAGCGCTGAGGGGTGGAGCTGCGCAACGGATGCCGAGACGGGCGCGATCGCGTGCACGCTGGCCGACCTGGCGCAGGGCGCGACCGCTCCGGTCATCACGATCGAGGTGCGGGTGCTGCCCGCCGCCTATCCCGAGGTGTCCAACACCGCGACGGTGTCGTCGACGACGCCCGAAGACGAGTCGACGCTCGGTGACAACACCTCGACGGCGATCGTCCCGGTGCCGCCGCTGAGCACGTTGACGATCACGAAGGAGCTGACCGACGAGCTGGTGACCGGGTCGCAGGCGCACTACTCGATCACGGTGACCAACAGTGGACCTACCGCGGATCCCGGACCGGTATCGGTCACCGACACGATGCCGCAGGGGATCGCCGCGCGCAGCGCGACTCTCAGCGGTGCCGCGGGCTCGTGCGCGATCGCCGCCGCGACCGTCACGTGCACGATCGACGCGCTGGCGGTCGATCAGACCGCGGTGGTGACACTGACCGTAGACGTTGCGGCGAACGCGCGCGGCGAGATCGTCAACACGGCGCGCGCGTCTTCGCCCGCTTCCGGCGCCGCCGTCGAAGACACCGCCGCGGGCATCGTACGTGTTGTCGAACTGCCCAGCACGGGCGGGACGCTCGGTCTGTTCCTGCCCTTCGGCGTCGGCCTTCTGGGCCTCGGTCTGCTCGCCCTGTGGTGGGCGCGCCGTCGGCGCACTGAGGGGACAATCTCCGGCTGA